The genomic region CCCACGCACTCGTCAGAATTGCCCTTGCCCGCCCCGTATGGAATCTCGCTCGCAGCCCAGAATTCCGGCCTTTCATGCCTCAACCTCTCCCAGAATGTGTGCATCTCGCAGTCAATCTTGGGCGGTATATATGGCGATCCCGTGCACAGGTAGTTGGTGGCGGGACATCCTCCCATGCACGTGTTCCTGTGCGCGCACTTCATGCACTTGTACCTGATCACATCGCGGTCGTCGGTCAGTTGCTGGCGTGTACGCTCAGCGACCAATCCCACATCCACGTGACCAAGCCAGAACGTGCGCTGGATACCAGCCTTATCAATGAACCTGGAGCACGGATAGATGTCACCGGAGGGCATTACGGCGATCTTGTCGCGTCCAGCCTCGCAACCCCACCAGTCGGACTTGTCCGCGTCATGCCGGGAGTCTTTCTCGAAAACCGTTAACCGCACCGGCCGGCGCGCCGCTCTCAGGCGCTGATACGCTTCTCCGACCGCCACCCATTGCTCCTGAAGCAGATGAATCGCCCCCGCAGTCCATGGGCTCGCTAAGTCCCTTCCAATAAGGAACTGGTTGACTCCCTGCTCGACCAGCGTGGTGACCCCCTGGGCCAGGAGGTGCACATTAGTCGGGGTGAGGGTCATGCGCGCTCCAAGCCAACCTTGCGTTCGTTTCAGCATGGGCACCCACTTGACGATCTCGTCGAACGACCCTTTCCCATCCGCAAACTTGCGGTGTATGTCGTGCGACTCACGGCACCCATCAACGCTCAACAGGAACTTCAGCCCCCGCCGAAGACAGAACTCGACCACACGCGGAGAGAGCAGCGTCCCGTTGGTGGTCATGGCCCAGCCGATCCTTTTCCCAAGCGCGGATGCCCTTTCCATAGCGTAGCCCATTATCTGCCGGACCAAGTCGAACTCCAGGAGCGGCTCTCCGCCAAACAGGGTCACTGCGACTTTCTCAGCTTGCCCGCAATCGTCCAGGACGAAATCTATCGCGCGCTTCGCGGTGTCCAACGACATGCAGCGCGGATTCTTGGGAACCCAGCAATAGTCGCAGCGCAGGTTGCAGTCCTCCGTCACGAACAACTCGAGCTTGCGTATATTGGGCCGTTGGACCCGCGCGAGCTCCGCCGCGAAGCGCTGCGCCAGCGTCCGCAGGTCTTCGGGGCTCAGGTCTTTCAGCGATTGGTCAATCGTGGCCAGACTCATAAGTCCGTTCTCCTATTGCAGCTCGCATCAGCCTCGGGGCCGCAATCCCTGTTCCGGGCATAGGCTGCCCCTTCGCGGCGATCACTCCACCGCCTCAGTGTTCGTCGGGTTTAACAAACGGGCTGGGGATCACATCGGTGATGTCATGCTGCATGGGCATCCACTTGACTGTGCCGTCTATGAAGGCAACATTGAACCCACCCGAATGCCAGGACGGCAGGAGGGGCGCATCCTTCCTTGGCGAGAACCGCCGGTAATGGCGTGCGTCGCAAGCGACGATGTAATGATATTTGGCCGCCGAATCGTTGACGCTCAGAATATCGGGAGGCGCCACATGGCCGCTCGGGTCAATATTGACACCGACAATCTCATCCCAGCCGAAGTAACAATAGCTGGTCCGCCAGTGTTGCACCTGGTCACGGATGACGTATTTCCCTCGGTCGGGGTCCGATGGGCAGAACCATATAGCAGGCGGGGCGCCATAGGGCGCCAGCGCCTCGATCGTCATCCGCGGGCGAGGATCATCCTGTGGAAGATCAGCTGGGGGCCAACAGGGAGTCGTCGTGGGTCTGAAAGGTGGCACGCCGTCATAATCTTCGGCGTAGAGGCGAACAGCCTGCGCTATCTGACGCAGGTTCGACATGCACGTGGCCTGTCTGCCCTTGGAGGATGACGCCCACAAGGCCGACATGATCAGCCCCGCGAGCACGGCGATGATGACGATTACGACGAGCAGCTCGACCAGCGTCAGACCCCGCACGTCCGGAGCCTCGCTGTGCGCGCGCACCAAACCGACGCGCGCGCGACGCCCTCGATGGCCCCCCGACAACTCATCCGCTGGTGGCCTACCCACCCACCCATCGCCGAAGCACACCATAATCGCAACTCCCTTCTCACGTCCGGTGAGCGCCCGGCGCCGCGGGCAAAGCAAAGCGGCCCGCACCCCAATAAGGGATACGAGCCGCACCATATCGCCCGGGCGGATTGAGCGCCCGACGATTCAGATTATCGGTTTC from Armatimonadota bacterium harbors:
- a CDS encoding radical SAM protein produces the protein MSLATIDQSLKDLSPEDLRTLAQRFAAELARVQRPNIRKLELFVTEDCNLRCDYCWVPKNPRCMSLDTAKRAIDFVLDDCGQAEKVAVTLFGGEPLLEFDLVRQIMGYAMERASALGKRIGWAMTTNGTLLSPRVVEFCLRRGLKFLLSVDGCRESHDIHRKFADGKGSFDEIVKWVPMLKRTQGWLGARMTLTPTNVHLLAQGVTTLVEQGVNQFLIGRDLASPWTAGAIHLLQEQWVAVGEAYQRLRAARRPVRLTVFEKDSRHDADKSDWWGCEAGRDKIAVMPSGDIYPCSRFIDKAGIQRTFWLGHVDVGLVAERTRQQLTDDRDVIRYKCMKCAHRNTCMGGCPATNYLCTGSPYIPPKIDCEMHTFWERLRHERPEFWAASEIPYGAGKGNSDECVGDGRLPQIRPTR
- a CDS encoding type II secretion system protein, which codes for MVCFGDGWVGRPPADELSGGHRGRRARVGLVRAHSEAPDVRGLTLVELLVVIVIIAVLAGLIMSALWASSSKGRQATCMSNLRQIAQAVRLYAEDYDGVPPFRPTTTPCWPPADLPQDDPRPRMTIEALAPYGAPPAIWFCPSDPDRGKYVIRDQVQHWRTSYCYFGWDEIVGVNIDPSGHVAPPDILSVNDSAAKYHYIVACDARHYRRFSPRKDAPLLPSWHSGGFNVAFIDGTVKWMPMQHDITDVIPSPFVKPDEH